The Treponema succinifaciens DSM 2489 region TTCCTGAACATAAATCCAAACGTCCTTCTGGAAGAAGAGTTTCAGGAAAACTACATAAAGAGCAAGCTTGAAAAAAACGGAATAGAGCCGTCAAGCATCGTGTTTGAAATAACCGGTCAGAAACTTAAAGGCTCGGAGCAAAAACTTTGCGATGCTGTTCTTCACTTTAAAAATCAAAAACTAAAGATTGCGATTGACGACATCGGTGAGTCCTATGCTGCCCTTAACAGAATCTGCACTCTTAATCCGGACTTTATAAAAATCAGCATAGACTTGGTTCAGTCTGTTCACAAGGACAAAGTAAAAAAGGAGATTGTAAGAAGCCTGAGCGCGTTCTGCAAAAACTCTGGAATCAAGCTGATTGCCGTCGGAGTTGAAACAGAAGAAAATCTTGCGACAATAATGGAACTTGGCATTCCTTACGCCCAAGGATTTTTTACAGGAAAGCCGGAACGTGTTTTTACTAAGACAAGCAAAGAGGCGTTTGTAAGAATAATTTCATACCAGAACAAAAAAAGCTCAAAGTTCGTTGAAGAAAAAAAGAGCATTGACAAGAAAAAGACACAGGCAATCATTCCCACGGAAGGAATAAAGCAAGACAGCCGCCCTATTTCGCAAATCACAAGAAAAGGAATGACAATTCCAGAAACCATGGCGGTTGCGGATGTTCTTGCCTTGTTTAACGCGAACCCGGAAATTTCAATCTTCACTGTTGTGGACAGCGCAAGCAAAGTCATGGGAATTATTCCGCGCATTACGTTGTTCAAGGTTCTGGGCACTCAATACGGATTCAGCATTTATTCCAAGAAGCCGATTTCGCGCCTAATGGTTACGGATTATCTTGCAGTCGATTTTTTTGAGCCGGTGGAAGTTGTTGCGTCAAAGGCGGCATCCCGTGCGGAAGAGCATCTTTACGACCCGATTGTTGTTGAGCAGAACGGAATTTATTTTGGTGTTGTCATATTCAAGGACTTGCTTGAAATCATCGTGAATGTTGAAGTTCTTGAACGTACACAGGAGCTTAACAAGACCACAAGAAAGCTCTTGGAGCAGGAAGCAATGCAGCAGCGCGACTTAAAGCTTGCCGAGATTGTTCAGAAAAGCATTTATCCTAGCCGCGCGCCAAAAACTTCCAAGTGGGACTGCGCATACATCTTTAAACCGATGGCTTCTGTTTCCGGCGATGTCTATGACTTTTACTACGATGACAAAGGCAGCCTGAATGGAGCCGCGCTTTTCGATGTTTCCGGGCACGGAGTCGCTTCCGGGCTTGTGGGAATTCTTTCCAAGTATCTTGCCAAGGACACTTTCCGCGAAAACAAAAACGAGGAGCTAAGCGCGCTTGCAAGAACATTCAACAAAAAACTCATAAAGGAAAAGGCGAATGTTGAAAACTATCTTACAGGAATTCTTCTGCGTATAACGGACAGCAAGATTGAATACGTGAATGCCGGACACACGGACTTGCTCTGCATTGACAGCAAAAGAAAAGTTTCGGTTGCAGGTGGAGCGAACGGAAGCTTTAGAGGCTCGTTTCTTGGAATTGAAGGACTGCCAGACAATTTTGAAACTGTGGACATTCCACTTGAAAAAAACTCGTGCTACATCATGTTCACGGACTGCCTCACAGAAAGCCGAAACCTTGCAGGAGACGAGCTTGGCATTGAGCTTCTTCAAAAAATTCTTGCAAGAGCTCCACAAGGAACAAGCGCAAAGCAGCTTCTGGAATATTTAATCGACATTTTTGAAGCGTTTACAGAAGCCGTTCCTTTGCGCGACGACCTTACAGTTATTGTGCTTAAGTATCTTGGTGAATGAGCAAACAAAAGGCGTGTTAAAATTTAACAGAGTTTTAACATTCCGAATATTGAAAACCGGTGCGTTTGCTCTATAATGAAATTGCTATGAAAATACTGATTGTAGATGACGAAGAGCCAATCCGCGAGCTTATTAAATACAATGTTGAAAAACAAAAGTACGAAACGTTCACGGCAGAAAATGGACAGCAGGCACTGGAACTTTGCCGCAACAAAAATCCAGACCTTGTAATTCTTGACCTTATGCTTCCAGACATGAGCGGACTGGACATCTGCCGCATAATCAGAAACGACAGTTCCATAAAGAACATTCCAATCATCATGGTTACTGCCAAGACAGAAGATTCCGACATTGTAACAGGTCTTGAGCTTGGAGCAGATGACTATGTAACAAAGCCGTTCAGCCCTAAAGTTCTGCTTGCAAGAATCCAAAGTGTTTTGCGCAGAAAGGGAGAAGCATTCCGTTCAAATTCAGACGAGGATATAAAAATCCGCTCACTTGTAATTTCACCGCTCAAGCACAAAGTTACGCAGAACGGAAAAGAGGTTGAACTTAGCGCAACGGAATTTTCTATTCTTGAATTTCTTGCGCGGCACAAGGGACAGGTCTTTAGCCGGCAACAGATTATCAATGCGGTAAAAGGCTCAAGCTATCCTGTAACAGACCGGTCAATTGATGTTCAGATTCTTGGCATAAGAAAAAAAATCGGAGACAGCCCGGAAAGCTCAAATCCGTTCATTGAAACTTTGCGTGGCGTTGGCTACAGAATTTGCGAGGAATAATATATGCACAGGACTTTAAAAATCCACACGTTGCTTTTTGTCTTTAACGGAATTTTGCTTGCATCCGGATTCACCGTTTTGCTTTTTGTGTGCCTGTGGGCGTTGGAAAGCACCGCAGTTGACCAGACAGAAGCAAACCTAAAATCATTCGCGCATTCACTTGTAAAAATTATTCCGCAGGACAAAAAAAACGCAGACATTTTTATAAAGGAACTCACACATTCCGATGACTCGTTCAGGATTACGCTTATAAATAATGACGGAACAGTTGCGGCGGATTCAGTTTCCAAACCAAGCGAAATGGAAAACCACAGCTACAGAAAAGAAGTGCGTCTTGCTCTGGAAGGAAAAGAAGCAAGCTCAATTCACACAAGCTCCACAAACGGAAAAAGATTTATGTACTATGCGATTCCTCTTTCCACAAACGAAGTTTTTTCCGCGCTTAGAATTTCCATGCCGATTGAAGAAACTGTATTCTTTTCGTCTTCCATAAAAAATATTTTTGTAATTTCAACAATTCTGATTTTTGCGCTTGTGCTGATTGTTTCGTTTTATATTTCAAGTAAAACTGTGCGTCCGATTTTACTGATGAAAAAGGCAACGGAAGAATATGCAAAGGGAAACTTTGATTTTCACCTGAATATTTCTTCTCCTCAGGAAATAGCGGAACTTGCGCAGTCGTTCAATTCAATGACAGACAGAATTACACAGAACATTCAAAGCTTGAAAAAAGTTGAGCAAATCCGAAAAGATTTTGTTGCAAATGTAAGCCACGAATTAAAAACTCCGGTAACTTCAATAAAAGGATTCACGGAAACTTTGCTTGACGATGGAATCAACGAACCTGAAACCGCAAAGCATTTTCTTGGAATTATAAACACACAGTGCGAGCGTCTCATAAATATAATAGAAGATTTGCTCACGTTAAGCCGTCTTGAAACAGATGACGGAGTCCTTGAAACCGTAAAGACAGATCTTGTGCAGATTGCAAAAAAAGCCTGCTCAAATCTTGAAAGCGCAGCAACCGAAAAACAAATCAGAATAAATTTCAGCTCAAGCAAAAAGGAAATTTTTATAAAAGGAAATCCGGGGCTTCTTGAACAGGTGATAACAAATTTAATAGACAACTCAGTAAAATATTGCCCGGAAAAAAGCATTGTTTTCTGTTCTCTTTCTGAAAATTCCGGCAAAGCAAAAATAATTGTGGAAGACAATGGAAACGGAATTCCTGATGAATACAAGGACAGAATTTTTGAAAGGTTCTACAGAGTTGACAAAGGAAGAAGCCGCGAACACGGAGGAACTGGACTTGGACTTTCCATTGCAAGGCACATTGTAAATATTCATGGCGGAACAATAAAAGAAACCGGGCGGTCGGACAAAAAGAAAGGCGCGCATTTTGAAATAGAACTTCCGCTTTAAAATATTTCAACTAAACGTAATTAATTCTGCAAAAAATATTTTTTTAAGCTAATTATATTGTATGCAGAATTATATTTTAGATTACTCCAAATCCGGCAAGCAGCCAAACATAAGAGAACTCACGCTTTTAAATGGAATTTCTTATCCTGATGACGAAGAGCTTATAATGCTCATTTTGGGAAAAGGCACAAAAAACAATCCGATTGAAAGCCTTGCTGAAAAAGTTACAAAGACAATAAATTCCAGCAACGAGGAAGAACTCATTCCCAATCTAAAAAAAATCAACGGAATGGGAGAAAGCCGCGCACTCATAATTGCAGCCGCCTTGGAGCTTGGAAGAAGAAGACGCGGAATTTTACGTTCATCAATAAATGCGCCCAAAGATGTGATTCCATTTTTGCAGCATTACACGCTAATGCCGACCGAGCATTTTATTACAGTTACAGTAAACGGCGCAAAAGAAATTTTAAGCACAAGAGTTGTTTCAGTTGGAACAATA contains the following coding sequences:
- a CDS encoding response regulator is translated as MKILIVDDEEPIRELIKYNVEKQKYETFTAENGQQALELCRNKNPDLVILDLMLPDMSGLDICRIIRNDSSIKNIPIIMVTAKTEDSDIVTGLELGADDYVTKPFSPKVLLARIQSVLRRKGEAFRSNSDEDIKIRSLVISPLKHKVTQNGKEVELSATEFSILEFLARHKGQVFSRQQIINAVKGSSYPVTDRSIDVQILGIRKKIGDSPESSNPFIETLRGVGYRICEE
- a CDS encoding EAL domain-containing protein, with translation MNFDEILSGKNLYTVFQPIVSLETGDVFAYEALTRIDESVYIGSIKNLFKISEDASLSWQLEKKCIKSALKTARALGLKRKLFLNINPNVLLEEEFQENYIKSKLEKNGIEPSSIVFEITGQKLKGSEQKLCDAVLHFKNQKLKIAIDDIGESYAALNRICTLNPDFIKISIDLVQSVHKDKVKKEIVRSLSAFCKNSGIKLIAVGVETEENLATIMELGIPYAQGFFTGKPERVFTKTSKEAFVRIISYQNKKSSKFVEEKKSIDKKKTQAIIPTEGIKQDSRPISQITRKGMTIPETMAVADVLALFNANPEISIFTVVDSASKVMGIIPRITLFKVLGTQYGFSIYSKKPISRLMVTDYLAVDFFEPVEVVASKAASRAEEHLYDPIVVEQNGIYFGVVIFKDLLEIIVNVEVLERTQELNKTTRKLLEQEAMQQRDLKLAEIVQKSIYPSRAPKTSKWDCAYIFKPMASVSGDVYDFYYDDKGSLNGAALFDVSGHGVASGLVGILSKYLAKDTFRENKNEELSALARTFNKKLIKEKANVENYLTGILLRITDSKIEYVNAGHTDLLCIDSKRKVSVAGGANGSFRGSFLGIEGLPDNFETVDIPLEKNSCYIMFTDCLTESRNLAGDELGIELLQKILARAPQGTSAKQLLEYLIDIFEAFTEAVPLRDDLTVIVLKYLGE
- a CDS encoding sensor histidine kinase; protein product: MHRTLKIHTLLFVFNGILLASGFTVLLFVCLWALESTAVDQTEANLKSFAHSLVKIIPQDKKNADIFIKELTHSDDSFRITLINNDGTVAADSVSKPSEMENHSYRKEVRLALEGKEASSIHTSSTNGKRFMYYAIPLSTNEVFSALRISMPIEETVFFSSSIKNIFVISTILIFALVLIVSFYISSKTVRPILLMKKATEEYAKGNFDFHLNISSPQEIAELAQSFNSMTDRITQNIQSLKKVEQIRKDFVANVSHELKTPVTSIKGFTETLLDDGINEPETAKHFLGIINTQCERLINIIEDLLTLSRLETDDGVLETVKTDLVQIAKKACSNLESAATEKQIRINFSSSKKEIFIKGNPGLLEQVITNLIDNSVKYCPEKSIVFCSLSENSGKAKIIVEDNGNGIPDEYKDRIFERFYRVDKGRSREHGGTGLGLSIARHIVNIHGGTIKETGRSDKKKGAHFEIELPL
- a CDS encoding JAB domain-containing protein, yielding MQNYILDYSKSGKQPNIRELTLLNGISYPDDEELIMLILGKGTKNNPIESLAEKVTKTINSSNEEELIPNLKKINGMGESRALIIAAALELGRRRRGILRSSINAPKDVIPFLQHYTLMPTEHFITVTVNGAKEILSTRVVSVGTINKALIHPREVFANAVSEYASGIICCHNHPCGQCYPSNADIDSTKILQKAAKILGIVFMDHIIITKEDYFSFLEHGML